A genomic stretch from Thauera sp. GDN1 includes:
- the cobA gene encoding uroporphyrinogen-III C-methyltransferase has protein sequence MTVPDLAVHRPGPLPGCVYLVGAGPGDPELFTLRGARLVAGADVVVYDNLVAPAILELAPASAERIYVGKKAADHSLPQDEINQLLLKLAKENKRVVRLKGGDPFIFGRGGEEMELLVEAGIHVEVVPGVTAAAGVAAYAGIPLTHREHAQSVVFATGFLKEGKIDLDWPMLARPQQTVVIYMGISRLADICAQFIAHGLPPSTPAGVIERGTTHAQRVVVADLATLPQRVLEEGVRPPSLTVIGSVVGLYPKLAWFEPEDQPKASPLPHAGCAVVHGKGSE, from the coding sequence ATGACAGTCCCCGATCTCGCGGTTCATCGTCCCGGCCCGCTGCCGGGCTGTGTCTATCTGGTGGGCGCCGGCCCCGGCGACCCGGAGCTGTTCACGCTACGCGGCGCGCGCCTGGTGGCGGGGGCGGACGTCGTCGTGTACGACAACCTGGTCGCCCCGGCCATCCTCGAGCTCGCGCCGGCGTCGGCCGAGCGCATCTACGTCGGCAAGAAGGCGGCCGACCACTCGCTGCCGCAGGACGAGATCAACCAGCTGCTGCTCAAGCTGGCGAAGGAGAACAAGCGCGTGGTGCGCCTCAAGGGCGGCGACCCCTTCATCTTCGGCCGCGGCGGCGAGGAGATGGAGCTGCTGGTCGAGGCCGGGATCCATGTCGAGGTGGTGCCGGGCGTGACCGCGGCTGCGGGCGTGGCCGCCTACGCCGGCATTCCGCTGACCCACCGCGAGCACGCGCAGTCGGTGGTGTTCGCCACCGGCTTCCTCAAGGAAGGCAAGATCGACCTCGACTGGCCGATGCTGGCGCGGCCGCAGCAGACGGTGGTGATCTACATGGGCATCTCGCGTCTGGCCGACATCTGCGCCCAGTTCATCGCTCACGGCCTGCCGCCGAGCACGCCCGCAGGGGTCATCGAGCGCGGCACCACCCATGCCCAGCGCGTGGTGGTGGCCGACCTCGCCACCCTGCCGCAGCGCGTGCTCGAGGAAGGCGTGCGTCCGCCCTCGCTGACCGTGATCGGCAGCGTGGTCGGGCTGTATCCCAAGCTCGCCTGGTTCGAGCCCGAGGACCAGCCCAAGGCCTCGCCGCTGCCGCACGCCGGCTGTGCGGTGGTGCATGGGAAGGGCAGCGAGTGA
- the cobO gene encoding cob(I)yrinic acid a,c-diamide adenosyltransferase — protein sequence MSEQDRDSRHNERMARKKAVVDEKIAEAQAERGVLLVNTGNGKGKSSAGFGLVARALGHGMKVGVVQFIKGRSDTGEEAFFRSQPGVSWHVMGEGFTWETQDRARDVATAGAAWDVARGLLSDPGIGLVVLDELNIALKYQYLDAERVVADLRARPRMQHVVVTGRGAPPALVEAADTVTDMTPVKHAFAAGVKAMPGMEW from the coding sequence ATGAGTGAACAGGATCGCGACAGCCGTCACAATGAACGCATGGCGCGCAAGAAGGCGGTCGTCGATGAGAAGATCGCCGAGGCGCAGGCCGAGCGCGGCGTGCTGCTGGTCAATACCGGCAACGGCAAGGGCAAGTCCAGCGCCGGCTTCGGCCTGGTGGCGCGCGCGCTCGGCCACGGCATGAAGGTCGGCGTGGTGCAGTTCATCAAGGGACGCTCGGATACCGGCGAGGAGGCCTTCTTCCGCAGCCAGCCCGGCGTGAGCTGGCACGTGATGGGCGAGGGCTTCACCTGGGAGACCCAGGATCGCGCGCGCGACGTCGCCACCGCCGGGGCGGCCTGGGACGTGGCACGCGGGCTGCTGTCCGATCCGGGCATCGGCCTGGTCGTGCTCGACGAGCTGAACATCGCGCTGAAGTACCAGTATCTCGACGCGGAGCGGGTGGTCGCCGACCTGCGCGCCCGGCCGCGGATGCAGCACGTGGTGGTCACCGGCCGCGGGGCGCCGCCCGCGCTGGTCGAGGCCGCCGACACCGTCACCGACATGACGCCGGTCAAGCACGCCTTCGCCGCGGGGGTGAAGGCGATGCCCGGCATGGAGTGGTAA
- a CDS encoding ABC transporter substrate-binding protein: protein MKHILRRLLGGLLLALALPAAAACPRIVSQSPYITQALEWLGRGDCIVGASRYDKRDLPRTGGIMDPDLGAIAALNPDLVVVSRGTDPAQLDMLEPEARILQVDGFDSMAGTEAMLLDLAEAAGVPDARARVDAYAREWRERAAAVRGGGRRVLVISACSAQPYSFGRGHVVGDAFAHAGFEVVETSERIRHLRPGEEIPGIVAAVERFKPEMVVSLTPDNAESCSAELGLVSVPVIGLEGRHFFNPGPALLTGLAQLAEQTEQ, encoded by the coding sequence ATGAAGCACATCCTTCGCCGCCTGCTCGGCGGCCTCCTGCTCGCCCTGGCCCTGCCGGCCGCCGCGGCCTGTCCGCGCATCGTCAGCCAGTCGCCCTACATCACCCAGGCGCTGGAATGGCTGGGGCGCGGCGACTGCATCGTCGGCGCATCGCGCTACGACAAGCGCGATCTGCCGCGCACCGGTGGCATCATGGACCCCGACCTCGGCGCGATCGCCGCGCTGAATCCGGACCTGGTCGTCGTCTCCCGGGGCACAGATCCGGCCCAGCTCGACATGCTCGAGCCCGAGGCACGCATCCTGCAGGTCGATGGCTTCGACTCCATGGCCGGGACCGAGGCGATGCTGCTCGACCTCGCCGAGGCCGCCGGCGTGCCCGACGCCCGGGCCCGGGTCGATGCCTACGCGCGCGAGTGGCGCGAGCGCGCGGCGGCGGTGAGGGGCGGCGGCCGGCGCGTGCTGGTAATCTCTGCCTGCTCGGCGCAGCCTTACTCCTTCGGCCGCGGGCATGTGGTCGGCGACGCCTTCGCCCACGCCGGCTTCGAGGTGGTGGAGACGAGCGAACGCATCCGCCACCTGCGCCCGGGCGAGGAGATCCCCGGCATCGTCGCCGCCGTCGAGCGCTTCAAGCCCGAGATGGTGGTGTCGCTGACCCCGGACAACGCCGAGAGCTGCAGCGCCGAGCTCGGCCTGGTGTCGGTGCCGGTGATCGGCCTCGAAGGCCGTCACTTCTTCAACCCCGGTCCGGCCCTGCTGACCGGGCTGGCCCAACTTGCGGAGCAAACCGAGCAATGA
- a CDS encoding ABC transporter ATP-binding protein, producing MNAARRVPIDDAPLLEAERLALQVGERWLCCEFSLSLAAGECLVLLGPNGAGKTTLLHTLAGLREPTVGQVRIGGLPYAAWPALEAARFRGLLAQQQPDPFAAGVLETVLVGRHPHLGRWGWEGPQDVAIARRALEAVGLAGFEQRDVQTLSGGERQRVAIATLLTQAPHLFLLDEPLNHLDLHHQIAALDLFQRLVREDGAGRGSVLVLHDINLAARYADHIILLDGRGGVIAGDRDTVLRADLLSQAFGHPLRRFDNEGRVVFLPD from the coding sequence ATGAACGCCGCTCGCCGCGTGCCCATCGACGACGCCCCGCTGCTCGAGGCCGAACGCCTCGCGCTGCAGGTCGGCGAGCGCTGGCTGTGCTGCGAGTTCAGCCTCAGCCTCGCCGCGGGCGAATGCCTGGTGCTGCTCGGCCCCAACGGCGCCGGCAAGACCACGCTGCTGCACACCCTGGCCGGCCTGCGCGAGCCCACGGTGGGCCAGGTGCGCATCGGCGGCCTGCCCTATGCGGCGTGGCCGGCGCTGGAGGCGGCGCGCTTTCGCGGCCTGCTCGCCCAGCAGCAGCCCGACCCCTTCGCCGCCGGCGTGCTGGAGACGGTGCTGGTGGGGCGCCATCCGCACCTCGGGCGCTGGGGCTGGGAAGGGCCGCAGGACGTGGCGATCGCCCGCCGGGCGCTGGAGGCGGTGGGGCTGGCCGGCTTCGAGCAGCGCGACGTGCAGACCCTGTCCGGCGGTGAGCGCCAGCGCGTGGCGATCGCGACCCTGCTGACCCAGGCACCGCACCTGTTCCTGCTCGACGAGCCGCTCAACCACCTCGACCTGCACCATCAGATCGCCGCGCTCGACCTCTTCCAGCGCCTGGTGCGCGAGGACGGCGCCGGGCGCGGCAGCGTGCTGGTGCTGCACGACATCAACCTCGCCGCGCGCTACGCCGACCACATCATCCTGCTCGACGGCCGCGGCGGCGTGATCGCCGGCGACCGCGACACCGTGCTGCGCGCCGACCTGCTGAGCCAGGCCTTCGGCCATCCGCTGCGCCGCTTCGACAACGAAGGGCGCGTCGTCTTTCTTCCCGACTGA
- a CDS encoding iron ABC transporter permease, translated as MRPGRHHPLLLAAGLLAAAALALLWALVAGDMPLGFAEVSAALAGGGGMAADIIRELRLPRAVAAFACGGLLATAGALMQVLLRNPLADPYILGISGGAAVGALGAITLGAATVWIDASAFAGALAAMLVVFGLAHGDGSWTQTRLLLTGVIVAAGCGAAVSLMLALAPDTRVMSMLFWMMGDASAAARPWPALVVLALALVVVMPFARDLNVLARGELSARALGVRVGHLRVALYVLASLLTATSVTLVGSVGFVGLVVPHLVRLVLGNDQRVLIPAAALAGGTLLTLADTAARTVIAPQQLPVGVLTALIGVPVFLFLLSRGSRISR; from the coding sequence ATGCGGCCCGGCCGCCACCATCCCTTGCTGCTTGCCGCCGGCCTGCTCGCGGCGGCAGCGCTGGCGCTGCTCTGGGCGCTGGTGGCGGGCGACATGCCGCTCGGTTTCGCCGAGGTGTCCGCGGCCCTGGCCGGCGGCGGGGGCATGGCGGCGGACATCATCCGCGAACTCCGCCTCCCCCGCGCCGTCGCGGCCTTCGCCTGCGGTGGCCTGCTCGCCACCGCGGGGGCGTTGATGCAGGTGCTGCTGCGCAATCCGCTCGCCGACCCCTACATCCTCGGTATCTCGGGCGGTGCGGCGGTGGGCGCGCTGGGGGCGATCACGCTCGGCGCGGCGACCGTCTGGATCGATGCCTCGGCCTTCGCCGGTGCGCTCGCCGCGATGCTGGTGGTGTTCGGCCTGGCGCATGGCGACGGCAGCTGGACGCAGACGCGGCTGCTGTTGACCGGCGTCATCGTCGCCGCCGGCTGCGGCGCGGCGGTGTCGCTGATGCTGGCGCTGGCGCCCGACACGCGGGTGATGTCGATGCTGTTCTGGATGATGGGCGACGCCAGCGCGGCGGCGCGGCCGTGGCCGGCGCTGGTGGTGCTGGCGCTGGCGCTGGTCGTGGTGATGCCCTTCGCGCGCGACCTCAACGTGCTCGCGCGCGGCGAGTTGAGCGCACGCGCGCTCGGCGTGCGCGTCGGCCATCTGCGCGTCGCGCTCTATGTGCTGGCCTCGTTGCTGACGGCGACGTCGGTGACGCTGGTCGGTTCGGTGGGCTTCGTCGGCCTGGTGGTGCCGCATCTGGTGCGCCTGGTGCTGGGCAACGACCAGCGCGTGCTGATCCCCGCCGCCGCGCTCGCCGGCGGTACGCTGCTGACCCTGGCCGACACCGCGGCGCGCACGGTGATCGCGCCGCAGCAGCTGCCGGTGGGCGTGCTCACCGCGCTGATCGGCGTGCCGGTGTTCCTGTTCCTGTTGTCGCGCGGTTCGCGCATCTCGCGATGA
- a CDS encoding TonB-dependent receptor codes for MKIRLSALVSACALAFPFVPAQADDAQLGHVVVTATRQPISADEALASVDVIDRDEIARAGNLSLVQLLAGRPGVQVSSSGGPGANSSVYIRGANSGHTLLLIDGVRVGSATNGAPTLETIPLELIERVEILRGPASALYGSDAIGGVIQVFTRKGREGFQPSVRAGIGTDGARTLGATLAGGADRLRYSVSAGSERSDGIDAKPNSARGSDRDDDGFRNEYFSGSVSLGFREADEIGLTVLHSDLRNWYDDAKVFDSYLDRRTSSLGLHMRNQITSDWTSTLRFGYGADESHNYADLNARSEFDTEQRQLTWQHDIALGVGSLLAGYEYLEQEVDSTSAYSKTSRYTNSLLLGWSGQFDRHHLQVNARHDEDSQFGSKTTGALAYGYRLTPEWRAHASIGTAFKAPTFNDLYFPWGGNPNLKPEEALNREAGLVWERDGASVSATYFNNRIKNLIAWAPVDPADPMSDWAPANVAEASIQGVELAATAMLWDYRVRASVDLLDTEDEETGDELGRRARIGGSLGIERAMGPWTWGVEWNGQGRRYDRIPNSAANRMGGYGLLNAYVHYALAPDWSVELRANNLLDKDYELAQNYGTQGANAFVAVRYAMH; via the coding sequence ATGAAAATCCGTCTTTCGGCGCTCGTTTCCGCGTGCGCGCTCGCTTTCCCGTTTGTCCCGGCCCAGGCCGACGACGCCCAGCTCGGCCACGTCGTGGTCACCGCCACCCGACAGCCCATCAGTGCCGATGAGGCGCTCGCCAGCGTCGATGTGATCGACCGCGACGAGATCGCCCGTGCGGGGAATCTCAGCCTCGTGCAATTGCTGGCCGGGCGTCCCGGTGTGCAGGTGTCGAGCAGTGGAGGCCCCGGGGCGAACAGCAGCGTGTATATCCGCGGTGCCAACTCCGGCCACACCTTGCTGCTGATCGACGGCGTGCGCGTGGGGTCGGCGACCAACGGCGCGCCCACGCTGGAGACCATCCCACTCGAACTGATCGAACGCGTCGAGATCCTGCGCGGCCCGGCGAGTGCGCTCTATGGTTCCGACGCGATCGGCGGCGTGATCCAGGTGTTCACGCGCAAGGGGCGCGAGGGCTTCCAGCCCAGCGTGCGTGCGGGCATCGGCACCGACGGCGCACGTACGCTCGGAGCCACGCTGGCGGGCGGGGCCGATCGGTTGCGCTACAGCGTGTCCGCCGGCAGCGAGCGCAGCGACGGCATCGACGCCAAGCCCAACTCCGCGCGCGGTAGCGACCGCGATGACGACGGTTTCCGCAACGAGTACTTCAGCGGCTCCGTGTCGCTCGGTTTCCGCGAGGCGGACGAGATCGGCCTGACCGTGCTGCATTCCGACCTGCGCAACTGGTACGACGACGCCAAGGTGTTCGACTCCTACCTGGACAGGCGCACCAGCTCGCTGGGCCTGCACATGCGCAATCAGATCACCAGCGACTGGACCAGCACGCTGCGCTTCGGTTACGGCGCGGACGAATCCCACAACTACGCCGATCTGAACGCGCGGTCCGAGTTCGATACCGAGCAGCGCCAGCTCACCTGGCAACACGATATTGCCCTCGGTGTCGGCTCCTTGCTGGCTGGCTACGAATATCTCGAGCAGGAGGTCGATTCGACCTCCGCGTACAGCAAGACGAGCCGCTACACCAACTCCTTGCTGCTCGGCTGGAGCGGCCAGTTCGACCGCCATCACCTGCAGGTCAATGCCCGCCATGACGAGGATTCGCAGTTCGGCAGCAAGACGACCGGTGCACTGGCCTACGGCTATCGCCTGACGCCGGAGTGGCGGGCGCATGCCAGCATCGGCACCGCGTTCAAGGCGCCCACGTTCAATGATCTGTATTTCCCCTGGGGTGGCAATCCGAACCTGAAGCCCGAGGAGGCGCTGAACCGCGAGGCAGGCCTGGTGTGGGAGCGTGACGGCGCCAGCGTCAGCGCGACCTACTTCAACAACCGCATCAAGAACCTGATCGCGTGGGCACCGGTGGATCCGGCGGACCCGATGAGCGACTGGGCGCCGGCGAACGTGGCGGAGGCGTCGATTCAGGGTGTCGAGCTTGCCGCAACGGCGATGCTGTGGGACTACCGTGTGCGTGCCAGCGTCGACCTCCTGGACACCGAGGATGAGGAAACCGGCGACGAACTCGGCCGCCGTGCGCGCATCGGCGGTTCGCTCGGCATCGAGCGCGCCATGGGGCCGTGGACCTGGGGCGTGGAATGGAACGGGCAGGGGCGGCGGTATGATCGCATTCCGAACAGCGCGGCCAACCGCATGGGCGGCTACGGGCTGCTGAACGCCTACGTGCATTACGCGCTGGCGCCGGACTGGAGCGTGGAGTTGCGCGCCAACAACCTCCTCGACAAGGACTACGAGCTTGCCCAGAACTACGGCACCCAGGGGGCCAACGCCTTCGTGGCCGTGCGTTACGCGATGCATTAA
- the cobU gene encoding bifunctional adenosylcobinamide kinase/adenosylcobinamide-phosphate guanylyltransferase, with the protein MTCELILGGARSGKSREAERRAADSGLAVTVIATAEALDAEMAARIRRHQDDRPAGWRTVEAPVALADTLRAEAAADRCLLVDCLTLWVANLLADADRLPPGASADELPLFRRERDALLATLPTLPGRIILVANEVGLGLVPETPLGRLFRDEAGRLNQAVAALCPRVVFVAAGLPLVLKRG; encoded by the coding sequence ATGACCTGCGAACTCATCCTCGGCGGCGCACGCTCCGGCAAGAGCCGCGAAGCCGAACGCCGCGCCGCCGATTCCGGCCTGGCGGTCACCGTGATCGCCACCGCAGAGGCGCTCGACGCCGAGATGGCCGCGCGCATCCGCCGCCACCAGGACGACCGCCCCGCCGGCTGGCGTACCGTGGAGGCGCCGGTCGCGCTCGCCGACACGCTGCGCGCCGAGGCCGCCGCCGATCGCTGCCTGCTCGTCGACTGCCTCACGCTGTGGGTGGCGAACCTGCTCGCCGACGCCGACCGCCTGCCGCCGGGCGCGAGCGCGGACGAGCTGCCGCTGTTCCGCCGCGAACGCGACGCCCTGCTCGCCACGCTGCCCACGCTGCCCGGCCGCATCATCCTGGTCGCCAACGAGGTCGGCCTCGGCCTGGTGCCGGAGACGCCGCTCGGCCGGCTGTTCCGCGACGAGGCCGGACGGCTCAACCAGGCGGTGGCGGCGCTGTGCCCGCGCGTGGTCTTCGTCGCCGCCGGCCTGCCCCTGGTGCTGAAGCGGGGCTAA
- a CDS encoding Uma2 family endonuclease has translation MGLPAAKHKMTLEDFLTWEAGQPERWEFFNGEALMMAGGSDVHNAISLNTAFGLRAAFSGTRCNVFMSDVRLRLAESDDLFYPDVFVTCSDADRARRQVKEEPVLIAEVLSPSTEAYDRGDKFAAYRRFPGLRTVLFLSQDRAHVECFTRDQGARWILSEASGETARLALPAFGFELALADLYRDLPDAASEADATPN, from the coding sequence GTGGGCCTGCCTGCAGCCAAGCACAAGATGACGCTGGAAGACTTCCTCACCTGGGAGGCAGGACAGCCCGAGCGCTGGGAGTTCTTCAACGGCGAAGCCTTGATGATGGCGGGCGGGTCGGACGTGCATAACGCCATCAGCCTCAATACGGCCTTCGGGCTTCGTGCGGCCTTTTCGGGCACGCGGTGCAACGTCTTCATGTCCGACGTCCGCCTGCGCCTGGCCGAGTCGGACGACCTCTTCTACCCCGACGTGTTCGTCACCTGCTCGGACGCCGACCGCGCCCGCCGCCAGGTCAAGGAAGAGCCCGTCCTGATCGCCGAGGTGCTGTCGCCCTCGACCGAGGCCTACGACCGCGGCGACAAGTTCGCCGCCTACCGCCGTTTCCCCGGCCTCAGGACCGTGCTCTTCCTGTCCCAGGACCGGGCGCATGTCGAATGCTTCACCCGTGACCAAGGCGCACGCTGGATCCTCAGCGAGGCGAGCGGAGAAACCGCCCGCCTCGCCCTGCCCGCCTTCGGCTTCGAACTCGCGCTGGCCGACCTGTACCGCGACCTGCCGGACGCCGCGTCCGAAGCGGACGCAACCCCCAACTGA
- the cobT gene encoding nicotinate-nucleotide--dimethylbenzimidazole phosphoribosyltransferase has translation MTPFAITPPDTQLSTALQHKIDRKTKPLGALGRLEPLAHQIGLVQQTLTPEIRRPHIVVFAGDHGAARAGVSAYPQDVTWQMVENFLAGGAAINVFSRQMELGLTVVDAGVNHDFGKRSGLIDAKIAPGTENYLEQPAMTPGQCSMALQRGREIAHALAANGCNCVGFGEMGIGNTASASLITHCLVGAERDADLHTVTGRGTGLDDAGLIRKRGLLATALARGGRPQSGADVLAEYGGFEIAMMAGAMLGAAEKRMLILVDGFIVTSALLAAHAIAPNVLPYCVFAHRSQEPGHRVQLDALGAQALMELDLRLGEGTGAALALPLVRAAVNFLNEMASFESAGVSDQDVAQ, from the coding sequence ATGACGCCCTTCGCCATCACCCCGCCCGACACCCAGCTCTCCACCGCCCTGCAGCACAAGATCGACCGCAAGACCAAGCCGCTCGGCGCCCTCGGGCGGCTCGAGCCGCTGGCGCATCAGATCGGCCTCGTCCAGCAGACGCTGACGCCCGAGATCCGCCGGCCGCACATCGTCGTCTTCGCCGGCGACCACGGCGCGGCGAGGGCCGGCGTGTCGGCCTATCCGCAGGACGTGACCTGGCAGATGGTCGAGAACTTCCTCGCCGGCGGCGCCGCGATCAACGTCTTCAGCCGGCAGATGGAGCTGGGCCTCACCGTGGTCGATGCCGGCGTCAATCACGACTTCGGCAAGCGCAGCGGGCTGATCGACGCCAAGATCGCGCCGGGCACGGAGAACTACCTCGAACAGCCGGCGATGACGCCCGGACAGTGCAGCATGGCCCTGCAGCGCGGACGCGAGATCGCCCATGCACTCGCCGCCAACGGCTGCAACTGCGTCGGCTTCGGCGAGATGGGCATCGGCAACACCGCCTCGGCCTCGCTGATCACCCACTGCCTGGTGGGCGCCGAGCGCGACGCCGACCTGCACACCGTCACCGGCCGCGGCACCGGCCTGGACGACGCCGGCCTGATCCGCAAGCGCGGCCTGCTCGCGACGGCGCTCGCGCGCGGCGGGCGGCCGCAGTCGGGAGCGGACGTGCTCGCCGAATACGGCGGCTTCGAGATCGCGATGATGGCCGGCGCCATGCTCGGCGCGGCCGAGAAGCGCATGCTGATCCTGGTCGACGGCTTCATCGTCACCTCGGCGCTGCTGGCCGCGCATGCGATCGCGCCGAACGTGCTGCCCTACTGCGTGTTCGCCCACCGCTCGCAGGAGCCGGGCCACCGCGTGCAGCTCGACGCCCTCGGCGCCCAGGCGCTGATGGAGCTCGACCTGCGCCTGGGCGAAGGCACCGGCGCCGCGCTCGCGCTGCCGCTGGTGCGCGCGGCGGTGAATTTCCTCAACGAGATGGCGAGCTTCGAGTCGGCGGGCGTCAGCGACCAGGACGTGGCGCAGTAA
- a CDS encoding adenosylcobinamide-GDP ribazoletransferase, with amino-acid sequence MREQLARFFTALGYFTRLPVPAWVTWSPERLARAAAWLPLVGWVVGIAGAAALYALAQVLPASLAVILSMALTIRLTGALHEDGFADACDGLGGGWDKAQILAIMKDSRIGSYGAIGIVLMLLAKAAALIELAAASPAAAAIALLVAHPLSRLAAAVVLHALPYARSDDSSKAGAVAQRLGRGELALASAVGLLPAIALLAPLQALGALALAALLTLWLARLFLRRLGGHTGDLLGAVQQAAELACYVGIVAVST; translated from the coding sequence ATGCGCGAACAACTCGCCCGCTTCTTCACCGCGCTCGGCTACTTCACCCGCCTGCCGGTGCCGGCCTGGGTGACGTGGTCGCCCGAGCGCCTGGCGCGCGCGGCCGCCTGGCTGCCGCTGGTGGGCTGGGTGGTCGGGATCGCCGGCGCCGCGGCGCTGTACGCGCTCGCTCAGGTGCTGCCGGCGAGCCTGGCGGTGATCCTGTCGATGGCGCTCACCATCCGCCTGACCGGCGCGCTGCACGAGGACGGCTTCGCCGATGCCTGCGACGGCCTCGGCGGCGGCTGGGACAAGGCGCAGATCCTGGCGATCATGAAGGACTCGCGCATCGGCAGCTACGGCGCCATCGGCATCGTGCTGATGCTGCTCGCCAAGGCCGCGGCGCTGATCGAACTGGCCGCGGCCAGCCCCGCCGCCGCCGCGATCGCGCTCCTCGTCGCCCATCCGCTGTCGCGCCTCGCCGCCGCCGTCGTGCTGCATGCCCTGCCCTACGCGCGCAGCGACGACAGCAGCAAGGCGGGCGCCGTCGCCCAACGGCTGGGGCGCGGCGAGCTGGCGCTGGCGAGCGCCGTCGGCCTGCTGCCCGCCATCGCCCTGCTCGCCCCGCTGCAGGCACTGGGCGCGCTGGCGCTGGCGGCGCTCCTCACCCTGTGGCTCGCCCGCCTCTTCCTGCGCCGCCTCGGCGGCCACACCGGCGACCTGCTCGGCGCGGTGCAGCAGGCGGCGGAACTGGCGTGCTACGTCGGCATCGTCGCTGTCAGTACCTGA